A genomic stretch from Hemibagrus wyckioides isolate EC202008001 linkage group LG20, SWU_Hwy_1.0, whole genome shotgun sequence includes:
- the LOC131370562 gene encoding uncharacterized protein LOC131370562, with protein sequence MANEEALKSLMFTLSYMLMKRRRDMNNAETQRRREVQRRVRHRQYFLQRQRRMMMMLIAQGTRPITVARTRAWSNTPSTDWWERVALTEFQPSDWLERFRMSKETFFHLCNKLKPWLARQDTCLRPALPLEKRVALVLWRLASNVEYRTIGELFGVGRSTVCKCVREVCHAIGATLRPLYLREPSEQELEDAVRLFSTRWGFPHCVGAVSSLHVPIIAPATDADSYWNSRGWHSVITQGAVNGLGQFWDVCAGFPGGSDPASILQNSSLWTLGCEGRLLPQSLPRNFMGKQLGSVVLGDAGYPLQTWLLKAYDRSDNLTAGQRAFNRRLERAHAIVDEAFLRLRARWQCLLKRNDCHVDGVPAMIVACCVLHNMCEVHGDELAEEWLEAARREESPMPTHMAPVLDDDPAGEDVRELYCQYFLQQEHQQNQQEQQD encoded by the exons ATGGCGAACGAGGAGGCGCTGAAGTCTCTCATGTTTACGTTGAGCTACATGCTAATGAAACGGCGCAGGGACATGAACAACGCAGAGACCCAGAGACGGCGTGAAGTTCAGCGGAGAGTCAGACACAGACAATatttcctgcagagacagaggaggatgatgatg ATGCTGATAGCTCAAGGCACACGCCCCATCACTGTGGCACGAACACGCGCTTGGTCCAACACGCCAAGCACTGATTGGTGGGAGCGAGTGGCCCTAACAGAGTTCCAGCCCTCTGATTGGTTGGAGCGCTTCCGTATGAGCAAGGAGACCTTCTTTCACCTCTGCAACAAGCTGAAGCCCTGGCTGGCACGACAGGACACGTGTCTACGCCCCGCTCTGCCCCTTGAGAAGCGCGTGGCCTTGGTGCTGTGGCGGCTGGCATCAAACGTCGAGTACCGCACGATCGGGGAGCTGTTCGGAGTGGGACGCTCGACTGTCTGCAAGTGCGTACGTGAGGTGTGCCATGCAATTGGAGCCACGCTGCGCCCACTGTACCTCCGTGAGCCAAGTGAACAGGAGCTGGAAGATGCCGTACGCCTGTTTAGCACTCGCTGGGGCTTTCCGCACTGTGTTGGCGCCGTCAGCAGCCTCCATGTACCTATTATTGCTCCAGCCACTGACGCTGATAGCTACTGGAACAGCCGTGGTTGGCATTCAGTTATTACCCAAGGTGCAGTTAATGGCCTCGGGCAGTTCTGGGATGTGTGTGCAGGCTTCCCAGGTGGCTCAGATCCTGCATCCATTCTGCAAAACTCTTCTCTTTGGACTCTGGGGTGTGAGGGCAGGCTGTTGCCCCAGTCTTTACCTCGAAACTTTATGGGCAAGCAGTTGGGGTCTGTAGTTTTGGGGGATGCTGGGTATCCTCTTCAGACGTGGTTACTGAAAGCCTACGACAGGTCAGACAATCTCACGGCTGGGCAACGTGCCTTCAACCGGCGCCTTGAGAGAGCGCATGCCATCGTGGACGAGGCGTTCCTGAGACTCAGGGCACGCTGGCAGTGCCTTTTAAAGAGGAACGATTGCCACGTAGATGGAGTGCCAGCCATGATCGTGGCATGCTGCGTTTTACACAATATGTGCGAGGTGCATGGTGATGAGTTGGCAGAGGAGTGGTTGGAGGCAGCGAGGCGGGAGGAGAGCCCCATGCCCACTCACATGGCGCCCGTCTTGGATGACGATCCAGCCGGGGAGGACGTGCGAGAACTCTACTGCCAATATTTCCTACAGCAGGAGCATCAGCAGAACCAGCAAGAGCAACAGGACTGA
- the LOC131371228 gene encoding fizzy-related protein homolog isoform X1, whose protein sequence is MDQDYERRLLRQINIQNANASPIKATEVMCALTPTNSPLSSPSKHGDRFIPSRAGANWSVNFHRINENEKSHNQNRKTKDGTSDSSKADGLAYCALLKNELLGAGIEKVQDPQTEDRRLQPSTPEKTSLFSYSLSAKRSLPDDGNSVSPYSLSPVSSNSQKLLRSPRKPMRKISKIPFKVLDAPELQDDFYLNLVDWSSLNVLSVGLGTCVYLWSACTSQVTRLCDLSVEGDSVTSVGWSERGNLVAVGTHKGFVQIWDAAAGKKLSVLEGHTARVGALAWNVDQLSSGSRDRLILQRDIRAPPLQSERRLQGHRQEVCGLKWSTDHQLLASGGNDNKLLVWNHSSVLPMQQYTEHSAAVKAISWSPHQHGLLASGGGTADRCIRFWNTLTGQPLQCTDTGSQVCNLAWSKHTNELVSTHGYSQNQILVWKYPSLTQVAKLTGHSYRVLYLAMSPDGEAIVTGAGDETLRFWNVFSKTRSTKESISVLNLFTRIR, encoded by the exons ATGGACCAGGACTACGAGCGGCGGCTGCTGCGACAAATCAATATCCAGAATGCCAACGCCAGCCCCATC AAAGCCACAGAGGTCATGTGTGCACTGACCCCCACTAATTCTCCCCTCTCCTCACCGAGTAAACACGGAGATCGCTTCATCCCATCCCGCGCTGGCGCCAACTGGAGCGTCAACTTCCACCGCATAAAC GAGAACGAGAAGTCGCACAATCAAAACCGAAAGACAAAAGACGGCACATCTGACAGCAGTAAAG CAGATGGCCTGGCATACTGCGCACTGCTGAAGAACGAGCTGCTGGGAGCGGGCATCGAGAAGGTGCAGGACCCTCAGACAGAGGACAGGAGGCTACAGCCCTCGACACCTGAGAAGACAAGTCTGTTTAGT tATTCTCTAAGTGCCAAGCGCTCGCTCCCTGACGACGGCAACAGCGTCTCTCCTTACTCACTCTCGCCTGTCAGCAGTAACAG TCAGAAGCTGTTGCGATCGCCACGGAAACCCATGCGCAAGATTTCCAAAATTCCCTTCAAGGTGCTGGACGCCCCCGAGCTGCAGGACGACTTTTACCTCAATCTGGTGGACTGGTCATCTTTAAACGTGCTCAGCGTCGGCCTCGGCACCTGCGTGTACCTGTGGAGTGCCTGCAccagccag GTGACACGGCTGTGCGATCTGTCCGTAGAAGGCGACTCGGTCACCTCAGTGGGTTGGTCAGAGAGA gGAAACTTAGTGGCAGTGGGCACTCATAAGGGCTTCGTACAGATTTGGGATGCAGCCGCAGGGAAGAAGCTGTCTGTATTAGAGGGCCACACAGCCAGAGTTG GAGCATTAGCATGGAACGTGGACCAGCTGTCTTCAGGCAGTAGGGACCGCTTGATCCTGCAACGTGATATTCGAGCTCCTCCGCTGCAGTCTGAGCGCAGATTACAGGGCCACCGACAGGAAGTGTGCGGCCTCAAGTGGAGCACTGATCACCAGCTCCTTGCCTCCGGCGGCAATGACAATAAG ctGCTGGTGTGGAATCACTCGAGTGTCTTACCCATGCAGCAATACACAGAGCATTCAGCAGCAGTGAAAGCCATCTCCTGGTCTCCTCATCAGCACGGGCTGCTGGCGTCAGGCGGCGGCACTGCCGACCGCTGTATACGCTTCTGGAACACGCTGACCGGGCAGCCGCTGCAGTGCACTGACACAGGCTCGCAGGTCTGCAACCTGGCCTGGTCTAAACACACCAATGAACTG gtCAGCACACATGGCTACTCTCAGAATCAGATCCTGGTGTGGAAGTATCCCTCTCTGACACAGGTGGCCAAACTCACTGGCCACTCCTACAGAGTACTCTACCTG GCCATGTCTCCAGATGGAGAGGCTATAGTCACAGGAGCAGGCGACGAGACTCTGCGCTTCTGGAACGTCTTCAGCAAAACCAGATCTACCAAG GAATCAATATCAGTGTTGAACCTGTTTACAAGGATCCGATAA
- the LOC131371228 gene encoding fizzy-related protein homolog isoform X2 encodes MDQDYERRLLRQINIQNANASPIKATEVMCALTPTNSPLSSPSKHGDRFIPSRAGANWSVNFHRINENEKSHNQNRKTKDGTSDSSKDGLAYCALLKNELLGAGIEKVQDPQTEDRRLQPSTPEKTSLFSYSLSAKRSLPDDGNSVSPYSLSPVSSNSQKLLRSPRKPMRKISKIPFKVLDAPELQDDFYLNLVDWSSLNVLSVGLGTCVYLWSACTSQVTRLCDLSVEGDSVTSVGWSERGNLVAVGTHKGFVQIWDAAAGKKLSVLEGHTARVGALAWNVDQLSSGSRDRLILQRDIRAPPLQSERRLQGHRQEVCGLKWSTDHQLLASGGNDNKLLVWNHSSVLPMQQYTEHSAAVKAISWSPHQHGLLASGGGTADRCIRFWNTLTGQPLQCTDTGSQVCNLAWSKHTNELVSTHGYSQNQILVWKYPSLTQVAKLTGHSYRVLYLAMSPDGEAIVTGAGDETLRFWNVFSKTRSTKESISVLNLFTRIR; translated from the exons ATGGACCAGGACTACGAGCGGCGGCTGCTGCGACAAATCAATATCCAGAATGCCAACGCCAGCCCCATC AAAGCCACAGAGGTCATGTGTGCACTGACCCCCACTAATTCTCCCCTCTCCTCACCGAGTAAACACGGAGATCGCTTCATCCCATCCCGCGCTGGCGCCAACTGGAGCGTCAACTTCCACCGCATAAAC GAGAACGAGAAGTCGCACAATCAAAACCGAAAGACAAAAGACGGCACATCTGACAGCAGTAAAG ATGGCCTGGCATACTGCGCACTGCTGAAGAACGAGCTGCTGGGAGCGGGCATCGAGAAGGTGCAGGACCCTCAGACAGAGGACAGGAGGCTACAGCCCTCGACACCTGAGAAGACAAGTCTGTTTAGT tATTCTCTAAGTGCCAAGCGCTCGCTCCCTGACGACGGCAACAGCGTCTCTCCTTACTCACTCTCGCCTGTCAGCAGTAACAG TCAGAAGCTGTTGCGATCGCCACGGAAACCCATGCGCAAGATTTCCAAAATTCCCTTCAAGGTGCTGGACGCCCCCGAGCTGCAGGACGACTTTTACCTCAATCTGGTGGACTGGTCATCTTTAAACGTGCTCAGCGTCGGCCTCGGCACCTGCGTGTACCTGTGGAGTGCCTGCAccagccag GTGACACGGCTGTGCGATCTGTCCGTAGAAGGCGACTCGGTCACCTCAGTGGGTTGGTCAGAGAGA gGAAACTTAGTGGCAGTGGGCACTCATAAGGGCTTCGTACAGATTTGGGATGCAGCCGCAGGGAAGAAGCTGTCTGTATTAGAGGGCCACACAGCCAGAGTTG GAGCATTAGCATGGAACGTGGACCAGCTGTCTTCAGGCAGTAGGGACCGCTTGATCCTGCAACGTGATATTCGAGCTCCTCCGCTGCAGTCTGAGCGCAGATTACAGGGCCACCGACAGGAAGTGTGCGGCCTCAAGTGGAGCACTGATCACCAGCTCCTTGCCTCCGGCGGCAATGACAATAAG ctGCTGGTGTGGAATCACTCGAGTGTCTTACCCATGCAGCAATACACAGAGCATTCAGCAGCAGTGAAAGCCATCTCCTGGTCTCCTCATCAGCACGGGCTGCTGGCGTCAGGCGGCGGCACTGCCGACCGCTGTATACGCTTCTGGAACACGCTGACCGGGCAGCCGCTGCAGTGCACTGACACAGGCTCGCAGGTCTGCAACCTGGCCTGGTCTAAACACACCAATGAACTG gtCAGCACACATGGCTACTCTCAGAATCAGATCCTGGTGTGGAAGTATCCCTCTCTGACACAGGTGGCCAAACTCACTGGCCACTCCTACAGAGTACTCTACCTG GCCATGTCTCCAGATGGAGAGGCTATAGTCACAGGAGCAGGCGACGAGACTCTGCGCTTCTGGAACGTCTTCAGCAAAACCAGATCTACCAAG GAATCAATATCAGTGTTGAACCTGTTTACAAGGATCCGATAA
- the fem1a gene encoding protein fem-1 homolog A, which translates to MDITTAVFNAARDGKLKLIQKLLSNKTPEELEALAEEKTQGGTPLLVASRYGHLEVVNYLLEYCKANVELGGSVNFDGETIEGAPPLWAASAAGHLPVVKTLLKHGASVNNTTLTNSTPLRAACFDGHLEIVRYLVEHHADMEVANRHGHTCLMISCYKGHREIAKFLLERGADVNRKSVKGNTALHDCAESGSLEIMKMLLKCKARMERDGYGMTPLLAASVTGHTNIVEYLIHQPRATREECIDALELLGATYVDKKRDLMGAMRYWRRAMELRQAGDRADFLAKPPPGPPVPAYDCAREVNTSEELEALITDPDEMRMQALLVRERILGPSHPDTSYYIRYRGAVYADSGDFERCVSLWKYALDMQQSNLDPLSPMTASSFLSFAELFSFVLQDRAKGAPAARVAFHDLMGVLAKGVREVERAVAQRDNQPDAAQFTKALSIILHLIFLLEKLECSPSQEHQKKQSVYRLLKLNPRGRNSFTPLHMAVDKDTTAVGRYPVGRFPSLPVVALLLECGADVDSRDSDNNTPLHVAARNGCPKLMTLLVHSGAHFDATNAQRKMPYELLEEAGGARHSLHPLSHVTLQCLAARAVERHRVPYKGLVSEEMEAFIELH; encoded by the coding sequence ATGGATATAACGACTGCGGTGTTTAACGCGGCGAGAGACGGTAAACTGAAACTTATCCAGAAGTTGCTGAGCAACAAAACTCCGGAGGAGTTGGAGGCGCTCGCCGAGGAGAAGACGCAGGGGGGTACGCCGCTCCTGGTCGCCTCTCGGTACGGACATTTGGAAGTGGTGAATTATTTGCTTGAATATTGCAAGGCTAACGTAGAGCTCGGGGGTTCGGTGAATTTTGATGGCGAGACGATTGAAGGAGCTCCGCCGCTCTGGGCGGCTTCTGCCGCGGGGCATTTGCCGGTTGTGAAAACTCTTTTAAAACACGGTGCCTCTGTGAATAACACCACCCTCACCAACTCCACTCCCCTGCGCGCTGCCTGCTTCGATGGACATCTCGAAATCGTGCGTTACCTCGTCGAACACCACGCCGACATGGAGGTGGCGAACCGCCACGGGCACACATGCCTCATGATCTCTTGCTATAAAGGGCACCGAGAAATCGCCAAGTTTCTGCTGGAGCGCGGCGCTGACGTGAACCGAAAGAGCGTGAAAGGGAACACTGCGCTGCATGACTGCGCTGAGTCTGGGAGCCTGGAGATCATGAAAATGCTGCTGAAGTGCAAGGCTAGGATGGAGAGAGACGGCTACGGTATGACCCCACTGCTGGCCGCCAGCGTTACCGGGCACACGAACATCGTAGAGTACCTCATCCACCAGCCCAGAGCTACGAGAGAGGAGTGCATTGATGCCTTGGAACTCCTGGGGGCAACTTACGTAGACAAGAAGCGCGATCTGATGGGCGCCATGCGCTACTGGAGAAGAGCAATGGAGCTCCGACAAGCAGGAGATAGAGCGGACTTCCTGGCCAAGCCACCTCCTGGCCCACCTGTTCCGGCGTACGACTGCGCCCGGGAGGTGAACACGTCGGAGGAACTGGAGGCCCTGATCACCGACCCTGATGAAATGCGCATGCAGGCGCTCCTGGTTCGAGAGCGCATCCTGGGCCCTTCGCACCCAGACACGTCTTACTACATACGCTACCGGGGTGCTGTCTATGCCGACTCTGGAGACTTTGAGCGTTGTGTAAGCCTGTGGAAATATGCACTAGACATGCAGCAGAGCAACCTGGACCCACTGAGCCCCATGACGGCCAGCAGCTTTTTGTCATTCGCAGAACTTTTTAGTTTTGTCCTCCAAGACCGTGCGAAAGGTGCACCAGCTGCCCGCGTCGCCTTCCATGACCTGATGGGCGTCCTGGCTAAGGGCGTGCGTGAGGTGGAGCGTGCAGTGGCACAGCGGGATAATCAGCCTGATGCGGCGCAGTTCACTAAAGCCCTGTCCATCATACTCCACCTCATATTCTTGTTAGAGAAGCTGGAGTGTAGCCCATCACAGGAGCACCAAAAGAAGCAGAGCGTGTACCGGCTATTAAAGCTGAACCCGAGGGGCCGGAATAGCTTCACGCCGCTGCACATGGCTGTGGATAAGGACACGACAGCGGTGGGCCGTTACCCAGTGGGGCGTTTCCCTTCTCTGCCTGTGGTTGCGCTGCTGCTGGAGTGTGGCGCCGACGTAGACTCGCGTGACTCTGACAACAACACGCCTCTTCATGTGGCGGCCCGTAACGGCTGCCCCAAACTGATGACGCTGCTGGTGCACTCTGGAGCACACTTTGACGCAACTAATGCACAACGCAAGATGCCTTACGAGCTGCTGGAGGAGGCGGGAGGAGCAAGGCATTCATTGCACCCTCTTAGCCATGTCACGCTGCAATGCCTGGCTGCCCGTGCTGTCGAGAGACACAGAGTGCCCTACAAGGGGCTTGTTTCTGAGGAAATGGAGGCCTTCATCGAGCTCCACTGA